In one Dermacentor albipictus isolate Rhodes 1998 colony chromosome 4, USDA_Dalb.pri_finalv2, whole genome shotgun sequence genomic region, the following are encoded:
- the LOC135914014 gene encoding uncharacterized protein has protein sequence MASTQPEIGLRHTNLPNSESTLSGVAENPLEAQEMEADHLEATSDLGAAETDDYEGAFMLHEAADPTNHPRSEYDWTLFLTKRQIKAQKRGLRNAAILKNGEPQAGANNGKMAPASAVTTSDAAACVESASAPNSIGGRATQRPRQRAPPLPKNDAKIIIRPKDGLPVKALQGADVAKAIGAACGNKIRGGKDFIIRLRLGSNIIIASTPSDETAKIIRGITSLSFGGRSFQVNTYVATPEDCKRAVIHGIDAGTTEEELMENLTLRTQGVTILGARMLGKSKTALITFDGPFIPRMVNWWGGEYKCHPYRPTRQVCYNCGQQGHRSDVCPTPDAKACRQCGARNPPEGHQCQPKCLVCGGDHATGSRDCKERLKQFKELRGPAYGGRQSRQKSRSGQQQQQQQQQQHRKRWLSSEGDHSQSRNQSQERRGSSRSRSRNRSRSRSRTNAPQSSQGIKGGKQQPQQQRHQKKQKPNNNTNNGKDSQPGRVLEESSLPFICAFLPLSNYQHECLINKKIPAHFTSASESRTGCRSKRLN, from the exons ATGGCATCGACGCAGCCTGAAATTGGTCTCCGCCACACGAATTTGCCGAATTCTGAATCAACACTGAGCGGAGTCGCCGAAAATCCGCTCGAAGCTCAAGAAATGGAAGCCGACCACCTCGAGGCCACCTCCGACCTAGGGGCAGCGGAAACCGACGACTACGAAGGCGCCTTTATGCTTCATGAAGCAGCGGACCCAACAAATCATCCGAGGAGTGAGTACGATTGGACACTCTTCCTGACCAAGCGCCAAATTAAGGCCCAAAAACGCGGTTTACGGAACGCCGCCATTTTGAAGAACGGAGAGCCCCAGGCAGGGGCAaacaatggcaagatggcgccaGCGAGTGCCGTCACAACGAGTGACGCAGCTGCCTGCGTGGAAAGCGCGAGCGCACCAAACTCAATCGGAGGGAGAGCAACGCAGCGGCCTAGGCAAAGGGCGCCACCGCTCCCGAAAAATGACGCGAAGATTATTATTAGACCGAAGGATGGATTGCCGGTGAAGGCACTACAAGGAGCCGATGTAGCGAAAGCCATCGGTGCGGCCTGCGGAAACAAGATTAGAGGCGGCAAGGACTTTATCATCAGATTGCGACTAGGCTCCAACATCATAATAGCGAGCACACCAAGCGACGAGACCGCGAAGATAATTCGAGGAATCACCAGCTTGAGTTTCGGAGGACGCTCCTTTCAAGTCAACACCTACGTAGCGACACCTGAAGATTGCAAGCGTGCCGTGATCCACGGGATAGACGCCGGGACCACGGAAGAAGAATTGATGGAAAACTTGACACTTCGCACCCAGGGTGTAACCATACTGGGGGCCAGAATGCTGGGGAAGTCGAAGACAGCCCTCATTACCTTCGACGGACCCTTCATTCCCAGGATGGTCAATTGGTGGGGAGGCGAATACAAATGCCACCCATACCGACCGACGAGGCaagtgtgctacaactgcggtcaACAAGGCCACAGATCTGACGTATGTCCGACGCCGGATGCCAAGGCCTGCAGGCAGTGTGGAGCACGGAACCCGCCGGAAGGACATCAATGCCAGCCAAAGTGCCTGGTATGTGGAGGTGACCATGCCACCGGGTCCAGAGACTGCAAGGAGCGCCTGAAGcagttcaaggagcttcgcgggCCGGCCTATGGCGGGCGGCAAAGCCGCCAAAAGAGCCGgagcgggcagcagcagcagcagcaacagcagcagcagcatcggaaGAGATGGCTCAGCTCAGAGGGCGACCATAGCCAATCCCGGAACCAGAGCCAGGAGCGGAGGGGGAGTTCGCGGAGCCGTTCACGGAACCGTTCACGAAGCCGATCACGGACCAACGCTCCCCAGTCGTCCCAAGGCATCAAGGGAGGCAagcaacagccgcagcagcagcggcaccagaAGAAGCAGAAGCCCAACAACAACACTAACAACGGCAAG gatagccaaccgggAAGGGTCCTGGAAGAGTCCTCCCTGCCTTTTATTTGTGCTTTTCTCCCTCTCAGCAATTATCAACATGAGTGCTTAATAAACAAGAAGATTCCAGCTCACTTTACTTCTGCGTCCGAGTCAAGGACAGGCTGTCGGAGTAAGCGATTGAATTAG
- the LOC135914013 gene encoding uncharacterized protein has protein sequence MTQGRGPAAGGGGGGGGGGGQTYKTGSTYLVKSLHPVSSGGGGGGGKGGGGGGYGGGGGHGGGGGHGGGGGGGHGGGGGGWQGGGGGGWQGGGGGGGWDR, from the exons ATGACACAGGGAAGAG GCCCCGCCGCTGGTGGCGGCGGAGGTGGCGGAGGTGGCGGCGGCCAGACGTACAAGACGGGCTCTACGTACCTGGTGAAGTCCTTGCACCCGGTGAGCTccggtggaggaggaggcggaggcAAAGGCGGTGGAGGAGGTGGTTACGGTGGAGGAGGCGGCCACGGTGGAGGAGGCGGCCACGGTGGAGGAGGCGGTGGAGGACACGGTGGAGGTGGCGGTGGTTGGCAGGGAGGCGGTGGCGGCGGTTGGCAGGGAGGCGGAGGCGGCGGCGGTTGGGACCGCTAA